The Porphyromonas sp. oral taxon 275 DNA window AGGTCGGGGAGGCTGAGGCCTTGGTTCTGGTACTGCTTGGCGACGGAGACGACGAAGCGCAGATTGGCTCGGGTCATCTTATCCAGGGCTCGGCGATCGCCCCGCTTGATCGCCTGGGCAAGCTCTACCTCCTCCTCTATGCTGATGAGCTCCTCGCGACCTATCTCCTGCAGGTAGCGGTCGAGCGAGGCACTCTCTCGATTGGTGATGGACTTCGATATCTTGAGTTGTCTCATAGCGTTCCCTTCTATCTACTGATGGTGAAGTGTCCACTAGATGTCTACATAGCTACAACGCAGGGCTAGGGCCTTTTGTTTGGAGCCGACTCTAGTGGCGCGAGCTCATTGCTTGACTAGCCCCTCGAGGTGCTTGACCTCGGCCTCGAGCTCGGCGATGCGCTCCTGCTGCGCGTGGATCATCTGCTGGTAGGAGTTCAGCTCCTCGGTCTCGATGCTGCTGGGCGCCTGCTCCTCGACGCGGAGGAGTAGGTCGCTCAGGACGTTCATATAGTTATTGAAAGCATCGTAGGGCGAGCTATAGGGGCTGTAGGGATGCCCCCCCCAGTTGATCGTATTCATGTAGTAGAAGTGGTCGGCACTCTGTAGATAGAGCCAGTCCTTCAGGAGGCCGCGGTCCTCGAGGGCGTGGACACGCTCGCCCCACTGGCGGAGTTTCTCGATCACCCCCTGCTGGAGGATATTGCCGTTCCATTCGTTGGTGCTCTTCTCCTCACCCGCCCAGCTAATCGGATAGGCTACCGAGATCAGCCCGACGGGGCGCTGGCTGTCCAAGAGCTGCGAGGGCGTGGCGAAGCCGACGCCGTAGTCGGCGGCGAGCTTGGGCAGGGCACGGAAGAACTCGAAGATCCCCGTCTCTGCACGATTCATCTCCCCGAGTACCTCATAGTTCATATAGAGGAGGGTGAAGTCCTCACCCTCGGGGAGGTGCTGCACACGCCCCAGGAGCTTGTCTGCCGTGACAGGGTATTCGTGAGAGCTGTAGTTGGAGAAGTGGTTCGTCACGAGCTCGCTCAGACCAGCGTTGCGCAGCAGCAGCTTGGTCTCGGGCGAGACGGCCGAGCCGTAGAGGTAGTTGGGGCTCTTCCAGCCGAGGACGTGCTTGGCGCCCTCGGTGATGATGCCCTCGTAGCCTAGAGAGGCGAGCTCTAGAGCGATCTCATCCGAATAGATCAGCTCACTATTACAGAAAACACGGGAGGGCTCGACGCCGAAGAGCTCGCGCAGCTTGGTCTGCTGCATACGCACCTGGTTGCGGAACTCTACGGGATCGTAGAGCGAGGATATAGAGTGCGAATAGGTCTCTGCGACGAACTCCACACGCCCCGTAGCCACAAGCTCCCTGAAGCTCTCGAGGAGCTCAGGCTTGCGGTACTCCATCTGCTCCAGCGCTAGCCCCGAGATCGAGAAGCTGACGTGGAAGTCGGGGTAGGTCTTCAGAAGCTCCAGCAGCATGCGGTTCGCAGGGAAGTAGCAGCTGTCGGTGATGCGATCGAAGACCTCCTCATTGAGGTAGTCATCACTGTAGTAATGGACATTCCCGATATCGAAGAAGCGGTAGCGACGGAGTCGGATGGGCTGGTGTATCTGGAAGCAAAGGCAAATCTTCTTCATAGCTCTAGTGTATAGCGTGTGTCAGAGTTTAGCGTACGTAGCGGTCGTAGATGGCGCGCACCTTGCGCCCAGCGGCCTCCCAGGTGATGCTGTTCACCTCGCGCAGCCCCTCCTCCTTGAGGAAGGCGTGCATCTCGGGGTAAGTGATCAGGGCATAGATGGCGTCGGCCATGGCGTCGATGTCCCAGTAGTCTACCTTGATGGCGTAGTCGAGGATCTCGGCACAGCCCGACTGATAGGAGATGATGGAGGGGACGCCGCACTGCATGGCCTCCAGCGGGGAGATCCCGAAGGGCTCGGAGACCGAGGGCATGACGTAGACGTCGCTGGCCTTGAAGACCTCGTAGACCTGCTGCCCCTTCATGAAGCCCGTGAAGTGGAAGCGGTCGGCGATGTTGCGCTGCGCCGCCAGGCGTATCATCGCATCCATCATATCGCCACTGCCGGCCATGATGAAGCGCACGCCCTGCGTACGCTCCAGCACCTTAGCCGCAGCCTCGACGAAGTACTCACAGCCCTTCTGCATCGTGATACGCCCGAGGAAGGTCACGACCTTATCCTTGACGCCGCGCTTGTCGGGCAGGGCGAGGATGGCGGGCGAGAGGGGCGTGACGGCATTGTGCACCGTCGTCACCTTGGCAGGATCCTGATGGTACTTCTCGATGACGGTACGGCGCGTCAGCTCGCTCACGGTGATGATGTGGTCGGCATGGTTCATCCCGTCCATCTCGATGCCGAAGACCGTGGGGTTGACATTCCCGCGGCTGCGGTCGAAGTCAGTAGCGTGGACGTGTACCACCAGCGGCTTGCCCGTGATCTGCTTGGCATGGATCCCCGCGGGATAGGTCAGCCAGTCATGCGAGTGGATGACGTCGTAGCCCTCACTGCGGGCGATGACGCCCGCCACTATGCTGTAGTTATTGATCTCCTCGAGGAGGTTGTCTAGATACTTGCCCGAGAACTCGAAGCAGCCTAGGTCATTGGTCCTGTAGTGCGAGAAGTCGGCGTAGATATGATCCCGCAACTGGTAGTAGAGCTCGGGCGTCATCTTGCCCGCCAGGCGCTCACGTACGTAGTCGTAGCTCACATCGCGCCACACGACGGGCGTATCTCCTGCGCCGATGATGCGCAGGAAGCTCGTATCCTCATCGCCCGAGGGGCGGGGGATGACGAAGGTAATATCCATATCGCCCTGCGCGGCCATCCCCTTCGTCAGTCCATAGCTAGCTGTGCCGAGTCCCCCGAGGATGTGAGGGGGGAACTCCCAGCCGAACATCAATGCTCTCATTCGTATCGTATCATGGGGAGTGTCTGTGTGTCGTATGCCGCCTGGGCCTGCTTGAGCAGATGCAGCGAGCGCAGGATCTCCCCGACGCTCATGGCGAAGGAGATAGCGCCTCTACCCTTGAAGGGCGGATTGCCGTCGAAGAGCTCGCTGATCGTCCCTACGCCGTGCTCCTGCAGCTCCTCCTCCATCCCGATGAGCGTACGCTCGATGAAGGAGAAGGCGCCACGGCCGTAGAGCTTGAGGTAGGCCTCGAAGTAAGCCCCGAGCAGCCACGGCCATACCGAGCCGTTGTAGTAGGCGCGCTCGCGCTGCAGCTGGGTGCCGTGGCACTGCGGCTGGTAGCCCTCGCTCTTGGGGCTGAGGCTGCGCAGCCCCTTGGGCGTGCGCAGCTCACGGGTGATGATCTCGACGACGGAGCGGCGTGTAGACTTAGGTAGCGGGGAGTACGGGAGCGAGGCGGCGAAGATCATGTTCGGTCGCACGCTCCAGTCCTGAGGATGGTGAGGCAGGACGTAGTCGAAGAGGTAGCCATGCTCGTTGATGAAGGTGCGGCAGAAGCTCGTCTGCACCCGTTCTACCAGCTCCTCGAGCTCGGGCGTCCACCTGCTGGGCAGCACCTCGCGGTAGAAGCAAAGGGCATTATACCACAGGGCATTGACCTCCACGAGGTAGCCCTCACGGCGTACGACGGCCTGCCCGTCGATCTTGGCATCCATCCAGGAGAGGGGCTTGCCATCGCCCAGGATGTAGCAGAGCCCTGTCTCGTCGATACGGAGATTGGGGTGCACATTGCGCAGATAGTAGTGGATCAGCTCGTCGAGGAAGTCCCCGTAGCGGCTGACCATATCGGCAGGGCTCGACCAGGAGGCATACTGCTGCAGCGCCCACACCGCCCAGAGGCCTACATCGGGCTCGTTGATGCCACGTATCTCCTCGGAGATGCTGACCTGGTTCATGAAGTTGCGCAGCTCGGGGATCGCCGTATCCATGATCCTATAGTAGCGCTCGGGCGCGTCGGCATAGATAGAGCAGCCCGGGAGGGCGACGAAGAGGTCACGGGCACGCACCCCAAACCAAGGGTAGCCCGCCAGCAGATAGCCGTGGGTCGCGTCGGGGCGGTAGTAGAACTGTAGGGCCGAGTTGAGCAGGCAGCTACGGAAGTCCTCGCGCACGGTACGCATCGCCAGCTCCTCGTCGAAGAGCTGGGCGAAGCTACGTGGATCCGCCTCATCGAGGCCTGCCGAGAAGTAGATGGACTCGCCGAGCTCGATATCGAGCTCGAAGTAGCCCGGCACGTAGAGATCCTCGGTGTACTCGTAGCCGCGTTCGCGCTCCTTGATGTACTCGATGCGCTCATTCCAGTGCGCGTCGGCGACGAAGCGCCCCTGCTTGGATAGCTGCAGATAGAGTCTCGGGTAGCCTGGGTAGAGGCAGAAGCTGACGCCAGACGTCGCCTCCTGATAGCTACCATCGAGCTGATCATTGCGGTGCGTCAGCATCTTCACGTCGCGGAAGGCAAGGAAGGGACTCAGGCGGAGCGTCGTCTGGCTGTGCGCCTCTAGGAGGGTGTAGCGAATGAGCGCCCTATTGACGTAGTGACAGAAGATGAACTCCTTACGTAGCACGACCCCACCGACGCGGTAGGTCGTCGAGGATACGACGTCGACATTGTACTCACGGATATACTTGTGTCCCTTGGGGCTGAAGACATCGCCCTCATACTCGTGGATCCCAACATTGAAGGGCACCCCGTGCTGCACGATCGTCAGGTCGAGGCTGGAGAGGAGTACGTGATTATTGGGACTGAGTGTAGGGATAGGGACGACGAGCACACCATGGTATTTGCGGGTATTGCAGCCGACGATACTGGAGCAACAGTAGGCGCCCTTTCGATTCGTACGGATGTACTCTCGCTGTGTGGACTCATCCAAGTTAGCCATCAGTCGGCGGTCAAACTTGAGGTAACTCATTCGGTTCTTGTTCGTATAGTGCTCAGCGCCCCTCCCCTACCGTCTAGAGGTAGGGCTGCAGCGCTCAGCAGCTGTGTAATATTCTCCCGCTAAGTTACGAATTAAGATAATGCAAGTCAAGCCAGCCAAGGCGCTGCGCGCCCCAAGCATACAGGGTCGGCGGGAGGCCTCCTCAAGGGGGAGAAGCACCCCCAGCAAAGGGGTGCCGCACCTCTGATCTATCCCCGAGGGCGCTGAGGGATATCAGTCAGCAGCCTCAGGGACGTCCACCAGCGAGCCGAGGGGTATCAGTCAGTAGCCTTGAGAGCTATCAGTCAGCAGCCCTTAGGAATAAGGGGGACGAAGGGGAGGCCTCGCTCTAGCCCAAGCAAGTCACTAGGAGCCCCGCTGCTCGCTGCCGCAGCGCACCCCTTCGAGCCGTGGGCTAGCACGCGCCCCGAGGCCAGAGGGAGCGGCATCGCGACAGGCGTCTGTGCCATTCTGTCACGCCGCTCCTCCTGGCACTCCCTTTGCCTAGAGGACTGCAACTAAGTAATCAACGACATACATCCATTGATAGATCTATGAGCAAGCAAGGAAAAATCGGAGTGACGAGCGAGAACATCTTCCCCGTCATCAAGAAGTTCCTCTACAGCGAACACGACATCTTCCTCCGTGAGCTGGTATCCAACGCTGTGGACGCCAGCCAGAAGCTCCGCGCGCTGGCCAGCGCAGGCGAGTACAAGGGTGAGCTCGGGGAGCTCCAGGTACGCGTGAGCTTCGATCCCGAGGCCAAGACCATCACCATCAGCGACAGCGGGATAGGGATGACGGCCGAGGAGGTAGAGAAGTACATCAATCAGATCGCCTTCTCAGGCGCCGAGGAGTTCCTCGACAAGTACAAGGATGACAAGGTAGCCATCATCGGCCACTTCGGTCTCGGCTTCTACTCCTCCTTCATGGTCTCCAGCCGCGTAGAGATACAGACGAAGTCCTACAAGGAAGGCGCTGAGGCCGTCCACTGGAGCTGTGAGGGCAACCCCGAGTACATCCTCGAGCCAGGCAGCCGCAGCGAGCGCGGTACGGACATCATCCTGCATATCGACAGCGAGAGTGAGGAGTTCCTCAGCAAGGACAGACTGACAGCCCTACTCAATAAGTACTGCAAGTTCCTCCCCATCCCCATCATCTTCGGCAAGAAGCAGGAGTGGAAGGACGGCGCCTACGTGGACACCGACCAGGACAACCAGATCAACGACATCCACCCCGCCTGGACCAAGAAGCCCAGCGAACTGGCGAAGGAGGACTACATCGCCTTCTACCATCAGCTCTACCCACAGACGATGGAGGAGCCCCTCTTCTGGATTCACCTCAACGTAGACTACCCCTTCAACCTCACAGGGATCCTCTACTTCCCCAAGGTCAAGAACCAGATGGAGCTGCAGCGCAATAAGATCCAGCTCTACGCCAGCCAGGTCTTCGTCACCGAGGAGGTCGAGGGCATCGTCCCCGAGTACCTCACCCTGCTGCACGGCGTACTGGACTCCCCCGACATCCCGCTGAACGTATCCCGCTCCTACCTGCAGAGCGACGCCCAGGTCAAGAAGATCTCCAACCACATCGCCAAGAAGGTCGCCGACAAGCTGGACGAACTCTTCCGCAACGAGCGCAGCCTCTTCGAGGAGAAGTGGGAGAGCCTCAAGGTCTTCGTCCAGTATGGGATGCTCTCCGACGAGAAGTTCTACGAGCGCGCCGCTAAGTTCAACCTCCTGACCGACCTCGAGGGTAAGCTCTACACCAGCGAGGAGTACCGCACGCTCACCGAGTCCAGCCAGACGGACAAGGACGGGCAGCTGGTATGGCTCTACGCCAATGACAAGGAGACGCAGTACAGCGCTATCCAGCGTGCTACCGCCAAGGGCTACTCCGTCCTCCTGATGGACGGCCCACTGGATGTCCACGTAATCTCCCAGCTCGAGCAGAAGCTGGAGAAGACCCGCTTCGTACGCGTCGACTCCGACTCCATCGACAAGCTCATCGCCAAGGACGAGCAGCGTGAGGTCTCTCTCTCGGATCAGGAGCAGCAGGCCCTCAGCCAGATCTTCCAGGCACGCCTCCCCCGCGAGGAGAAGCGTAACTACCACGTGACCTTCGAGGCGCTGGGTGAGGATGCCGACGCTGTACTCATCACGCAGGGCGAATTCATGCGCCGCATGCAGGAGATGGCACGCCTCCAGCCGGGGATGAACTTCTACGGTGAGCTCCCCGAGGGCTACAATGTCGTCCTCAACAGCGACCACGCCCTCATCAAGCGCCTCCTAAGCGAGGAGCAGACGAGCGTCGAGCCCAAGCTCGGGACGCTGCGTGAGGAGCTGAAGGCACAGACCGAGCTCGTCGAGGCAGCCCGCACGGTACAGAATGCCAAGAAGGCCGACGAGGTCACGGCAGCTGAGCGAGAGGAGCTCGAGAGCCTGAGCTACAAGCAGGCCGAGCTCGAGGGCAAGATCAACAGCGAGCTCCAGCGTTTCGGGCAGGACACTGCGCTCGTGGGTCAGCTCGTAGACCTGGCGCTCCTAGGTAGCGGCCTGCTGAAGGGCGAGGCACTGGCGCGCTTCATCCGCCGCTCGCAGGAGCTGCTCTAAGCCTAGCCTCCTAAGACACTTAGCCTACCACCCTCCCTCGGGGAGCGTGGTAGGCTAAGTCGTTTTCAGCCGAAAGGCCGTACTTTTGTCTCCGTCTAACGCAATCGCTCCCCTATGACTAAGGATCAACTACGTATCGTCTATATGGCGACGGCAGACTTCGCCCTGCCCTCGCTCCAGCTGCTCGTCGAGAGCGGCTACCACATCGTGGCCGTCGTCACGATGCCCGACAAGCCCGCGGGCCGCGGGCAGAAGCTACAGCAGAGCAAGATCAAGACCTACGCCCAGAGTGTAGGCCTCGAGGTGCTGCAGCCCGTACGGCTCAAGGATGAGGCCTTCGTCGGCCGCCTCCGAGAGCTCGCCCCTGACCTCGGGATCGTCGTCGCCTTCCGCATGCTGCCCGAGGTCGTCTGGGCGCTCCCCCGCTTCGGCACGATCAACCTCCACGGCTCCCTCCTACCCCGCTATCGCGGTGCAGCCCCCATACACTGGGCAGTGATCAATGGTGATACGGAGACGGGCGTCACCACCTTCCGCCTCAAGCACGAGCTCGACACGGGCGACATCCTCCTGCAGGCACGCACCCCCATCACCCCCGAGGATACCACGGGCACGGTCTACGAACGCCTCATGCACCTCGGTGCCGAGACGCTCCGTCAGACAGTAGACCTCTTCCTCCAGGACGAGGAGCCCAAGGGGCAGGCGCAGGAGGAGCACGACGAGGCCCCTAGCGCAGCGCCCAAGCTAGACAAGGAGAATACCGAGCTCCTCTGGACGCGTACGGCCCGCGAGCTACACAATCAGGTACGCGGGCTCACCCCCCACCCAGGTGCCTGGTGCACGCTCAGCATCGAGGGACACGAGCCCATCACCTTCAAGATCCATGAGACGGAGGTACTCCCCGAGAGCGAGCTTCCCGCCACGCCCCTAGCGCCAGGCAGCATCGTCATCGGCCCCAAGCAGCGACTCGAGGTCGCCACCGCCTCTGGGCACCTCGTCATCAAGACGCTCCAGCCCCCTGCCAAGAAGGCTATGGCTGCCTCCGCCTACCTCAATGGTCTGAGGAACAAGTAGCCTGCTTCCCTCTCTTGCCACCACTTAGGCTAAGGAGGTAAAGCGCCCACAGCCCGCGCCCGCACGGCTTCCGCTAGGGCACAAAGCAAATCGCCCCCACACTCCAGTATGCGGAGTGTGGGGGCGATGCCTTTAGAGGGGAGCGATACGCTTAGTCGAGGGGATGTACCATGTCCTCGGGACGTACCCACTTGTCGAAGTCCTCAGCGGAGACATAGCCGAGACGCAGCGCCTCTTCCTTGAGCGTCGTGCCGTTGTGGTGCGCTGCATTGGCGATCTCAGCGGCCTTGTAGTAGCCGATGTGCGTATTCAGCGCCGTCACGAGCATCAGGGACTTATTGAGCAGCTCCTGGATGCGGGGGTGATTAGGCTCGATACCCGAGACGCAGTGGATGTCGAAGGAGACGGCTGCATCCCCGAGCAGCTGGGCGCTCTGGAGGAAGTTAGCCGCCATCACGGGCTTGAAGACGTTGAGCTCGAAGTGGCCCTGCATACCTGCCACCGAGATCGTCGTGTCGTTCCCTACGACCTGAGCGCAGACCATCGTCATAGCCTCAGCCTGCGTGGGGTTAACCTTACCGGGCATGATGGAGGAGCCAGGCTCGTTGGCAGGGATGATGATCTCACCGATACCGCTACGAGGGCCAGAGGCGAGGAGGCGGATATCGTTGGCGATCTTGTTCAGCGAGACAGCCACCTGCTTCAGGGCGCCGTGGGTCTCTACGATCGCGTCGTGGGCAGCCAGCGCCTCAAACTTGTTCTGAGCCGTCACGAAGGGCAGCCCCGTGAAGTCGGCGATGTGGCGTGCTACCACGACATCGTAGCCCTTAGGCGTATTGAGCCCCGTACCTACAGCCGTACCGCCGAGAGCGAGCTCTGCCAGGTGAGGCAGCGTATTCTCGATAGCCTTGATGCCGTGCTCGAGCTGTGCAGCGTAGCCGCTGAACTCCTGCCCCAGCGTCAGAGGCGTAGCGTCCATGAGGTGCGTACGACCGATCTTCACCACGTCGGTCATCTCCTTAGCTTTAGCATCGAGAGCCTTGTGCAGCTGGCGTAGACCTGGGAGCGTGACCTCGACGACCTTCTTGTAGCAGGCAATGTGCATACCCGTGGGGAAGGTGTCGTTGGAGGACTGGCTCTTGTTGACGTCGTCGTTGGGGAGGAGCGTCTTCTCACCCTCGCCGATCTTCTTCCCAGCGAGCTGGTGCGCGCGGTTAGCGATGACTTCGTTGACGTTCATATTGCTCTGCGTCCCCGAGCCCGTCTGCCAGATGACCAGAGGGAACTGATCGTCGAGCTTACCAGCGAGGATCTCGTCACAGACAGCGGCGATAAGGTCGCGCTTCTCGAGGGGGAGTACCCCGAGCTCATGGTTGGCATAGGCTGCGCCCTTCTTGAGGTAAGCGAAGCCACGCACTACGTCCAGAGGCATGGAGGCCGCGGGACCGATCTTGAAGTTGTTGCGCGAGCGCTCGGTCTGTGCGCCCCAGAGCTTGTCGGCAGGCACCTGGACTTCGCCTAGAGTGTCCTTCTCAATTCTGTATTCCATTGTTGATCGTGTTGATAGGTGTATATCTAGTTCTTGGTACAAATGTAAGGGAGAATTCCTAAAGAACCACATAGGCCGCGCTAAGGCTCTTAGAGCGAGCTGCTAGCGCTGGCGCTGCAGGACGAAGGTGAGGTGTCGCAGCAGCGTGCGCCCTAGGCCGTAGTGGCGGCGCATCACGTCGAAGCGCTCCAGGAGCGAGGCGCGGTGGTTGGCCGTCGTCGTCCCCTCATTGAGGTAGAGGGCTATGACCTCGGGGTAGAAGTAGTAGCTGCGCGCCTCCTTCATAGCGCGTATGCACCAGTCTACATCGGCCGAGAAGCGGTAGCGCAGGTCGTACTCAGGGGCTAGCGTCCGCTTGACGATGAAGGCCTGATGGCAAACCAGCATCCCTCGCTCGAAGCTCCGCCAACCGAGCTCCCGCGGTGGACGGAGGCGGCGCAGCCCCAGATCTCTGTCCTCGCTGTCGATGAGACGTGTGTCGCCGTAGATGATGTCGGGGAGGGAGCTCGTGCAGCTCGCCGCTACGAGCTCGGCCACTGTATCGGCACTCGGCAGAGCGTCGCCAGCATTGAGGTACCACAGGTAGTCCCCCGTGGCTCGAGCTCGGCCTTTATTCATCGCGTCATAGATCCCCTTGTCAGGCTCGCTATATACCTTAGCCTGGGGAGCCAGCTCTGCCACGAGCTGTAGGGTCGCATCCTTGGAGGCACCGTCGATGATGAGGTACTCTATATGAGGATAGGTCTGCGTCGCGACGCTGCGAAGCGTGCGCTCAATGCAAGAGGCGGCATTGTAGCAGATGGTGATGATGGTGATACGTGGAGTCATATATACTAAGGTATAGCCTGGAGCTAAGGCATAGGCTGGAGTGAGGCAGCATAGAGCTGGCTTAGCTCGGTCGCGATGCGGGCAGCACCGAAGCGCTGGACAGAGCTGCGGCAGGTCTCTGGGTCGAAGGCGCCCTGCCCTCGACACTCCAGCAGCTCGATGAGGCGCGCGGCGTATTGCTCGGGGTCAAAGGCATCGACGAGGTAGCCCGTACACCCGTCCTCGATGATGTCCTCGGGGCCACCGCAGCGGAAGCTAAGGACAGGCGTACCCACCGCGAGCGCCTCGGAGAGCGTCTGCCCGAAGGTCTCGTAGACACTCGTCGAGAGTACGGCATCGCTGTGTGCGTAGATCGCTGCGAGCTCACGACGATCGCTGACCCGCCCTAGACTGATGTGGCTGAGGGCAAGGTCATCGAAGTAGCCCTGCCGCTTGGTCTCCCCGACGAGGAGAAGGGTCGTGCGTGCCGCGAGCTCGGGGGACTGGGCACGGAAAGCACGTGTGACCTTCTTCAGCAGCTCGGGGCCCTTCACCACATCGTCCAGCCGCGCGGCTACGAGGGTAAAGTAGTAGCGTCCCGCCTCGTACCAGCTGGGCTCGGGCATTGCCTCGGCCGTCTGCGGGGAGAAGAGCTCTAGGTCTATAGGATTGGGGAGGACAAAGGCAGGGCGCGCCGAGCGCATCAGGGGGCTCTCGCCGAAGAGTGCTGCCTCCGCTCGGCTCACTGCTATATAGTGGAAGGCAGGCGAACTAAGGAAGGCCTTGCGCTGCCAGATCTCGCGAGAGAGGTCATGCGCCGAGCGGCTGAAGAGCAGCGGGCAGTAGCCGCAGCCCTCGCGGTAACGCGGACAGAGCTGCGCCCCAAAGGCCGAGAGTTCCAGAGGTAAATGGCAGATGCCCGTTGCCATCCACAGATCGTGCAGCGTGGCGAAGACGGGCTTACCGAGGAGGCTAAGGCGCTGGAGTCCGCGCAGGGAGAGGAAGCCTTGATTGATCCAGTGCAGGTGCAGCACATCCGCCCACTGCACCCAGGGATGGCAGCTCACGTCGAAGCCCCAGCGCGCCGTCGAGACGCGGAAGAGGCGTCCACGGTCGCGGCCATTGCGTAGATAGATCTCTGCCCGCTCCAGGACGAAAGCAGCCTTAGCCCAGAGGCGCGCCCCTGCCCCCTCGAGGACAGAGCGAATAGGTCCCGTCCCCGCACCACCGCCATGCAGCACCAGGAGGCGCGCCTCCAGCCCTATGGAGCAGAGCCCCTCGAGGAGCCTGCGGCAGGCCTCGGCAGCTCCTCCCCCCTGCTCCGAGGTGCAGAGGAGCAGCACCTTGAGCGGACGCTTAGGATTTGGGATGGGCATGCTAAGGGAGATGAAGGAGGGTCAAGGCCTAGCGACGGAACTTGGCGGGGAGTCTCCCCTCCAGCATGCTCATCAGCTCAGGGGTGATGCGCATCACCAGGAGACACAGCAGGAGCAGCAGCCCGATGAGCGAGGAGCGAACGAAGAGGTCGACCCAGACCGAGCTCATGCGCGGTAGGAGGCTATCCGCCCCCCAGGCAAGGAAGGCTATGGGCAGCGTGTAGAGCATACGGAGACTGAAGGGATGCACCCCGATCTTGAGGCTCACGAGGCCCTGCTGCAGGCCGTAGCTGACAAGATTGGTCAGCAGCATCGCCAGCGCCGCACCCATCGTACCGAAGTGTGGGATGAGGTAGATGGTCGAGACGAAGGACATCACCAGCACGCTGATGGTATAGTAGACATTCCAGTAGTAGTAGCGTGAGGTACTCACCACCGTATGGCTGCAGGTCAAGGTCAGCTCCACGAGCTTCGCCAGCCCGAGGAAGAAGAAGATCCACTTGCCACCCGCGAACTGCTCCCCGTTGGGCATGATGGCGAAGATGCTGTCTATGTTCACCCAGATCATGATGAAGATCAAGAGGCCAGAGAGTAGCTGGTAGAAGCCCACGAGGCGGTACACGTCCTCGACGCGCTGCTTATCGCCCTCCTTGGCTGCCTCGGCGATCTTGGGTGCGGCGACGCTGAGGATAGCCCGCATCGGGATCTCGATAATGGAGACCATATAGAAGGCCATCGTATAGACCCCTGCCGAGGAGAGCCCCCCCTTGTCGATGAAGGCGACCATGAAGAGATCCATGCGCCCCGAGAGCGTGATCCCGATCGAGGTCAGCGTATAGAGCGCCGTGTAGCGGTAGAAGCCGCGGCGCATCTCGGGGGAGACATAGGCGGGATTGTGCCTTAGGCTCAGCGGCGTGATGCGCCCGAGGTAGGCTCCACTAGCGAGCATGCAGACGCCGAAGCTGCCGATGAAGCCCCACATCATCGTCGTGAAGTCGATGTAGCCAAAGGCGTAGGCGAGGTAGCAGGCCAGCTGGAGGACGCGCAGCAGCACCTCCTTGATCCCCTTAGGGACAGCCACACGCAGCAGCTGGTAGGTGTAGAGCTCCAGCAGCGTCCAGCCCATCGTGAAGAGCGTGAGGGGGATGACGGCGTAGTAGAAGTCGATGAGCAGCGGGCTATTCGTACTGTAGAGCCCCACCAGCGGCTGACGCAGCAGCACGTAGAGGAGGCTCATCACGGCGGCACCCACCAGGCCTACCACGGTGACGTAGTAGAAGAAGCCGTGGTTGGGCCCATCCTCAGCGCGGTAGGGATTGGTAGGGCTGTCCTTGAAGAAGGGGAAGTAACGACTCAGCGAATAGGTCATCCCGAGGAGCCCCAGCCCCGAGAGCTGGGTCGCCAGCTCGGGCAGGAGGCGCGTCAGCCCGATCTCCTCGGGCGTAAGGTACTTGGCCAGGATGAAGAAGGTCGTCACGAAGCCTATCCCTACGCCGATGTAGGTGACGAGGGTACCGAGTATGCTTTCCTTGGCAGCTAAGCTGGGCATGGACTATACTATATATGTAGGGGACGCGCAGCCTGGCGTCCTAGGTATTCGAGGTAGAGATC harbors:
- the htpG gene encoding molecular chaperone HtpG, giving the protein MSKQGKIGVTSENIFPVIKKFLYSEHDIFLRELVSNAVDASQKLRALASAGEYKGELGELQVRVSFDPEAKTITISDSGIGMTAEEVEKYINQIAFSGAEEFLDKYKDDKVAIIGHFGLGFYSSFMVSSRVEIQTKSYKEGAEAVHWSCEGNPEYILEPGSRSERGTDIILHIDSESEEFLSKDRLTALLNKYCKFLPIPIIFGKKQEWKDGAYVDTDQDNQINDIHPAWTKKPSELAKEDYIAFYHQLYPQTMEEPLFWIHLNVDYPFNLTGILYFPKVKNQMELQRNKIQLYASQVFVTEEVEGIVPEYLTLLHGVLDSPDIPLNVSRSYLQSDAQVKKISNHIAKKVADKLDELFRNERSLFEEKWESLKVFVQYGMLSDEKFYERAAKFNLLTDLEGKLYTSEEYRTLTESSQTDKDGQLVWLYANDKETQYSAIQRATAKGYSVLLMDGPLDVHVISQLEQKLEKTRFVRVDSDSIDKLIAKDEQREVSLSDQEQQALSQIFQARLPREEKRNYHVTFEALGEDADAVLITQGEFMRRMQEMARLQPGMNFYGELPEGYNVVLNSDHALIKRLLSEEQTSVEPKLGTLREELKAQTELVEAARTVQNAKKADEVTAAEREELESLSYKQAELEGKINSELQRFGQDTALVGQLVDLALLGSGLLKGEALARFIRRSQELL
- the fmt gene encoding methionyl-tRNA formyltransferase — protein: MTKDQLRIVYMATADFALPSLQLLVESGYHIVAVVTMPDKPAGRGQKLQQSKIKTYAQSVGLEVLQPVRLKDEAFVGRLRELAPDLGIVVAFRMLPEVVWALPRFGTINLHGSLLPRYRGAAPIHWAVINGDTETGVTTFRLKHELDTGDILLQARTPITPEDTTGTVYERLMHLGAETLRQTVDLFLQDEEPKGQAQEEHDEAPSAAPKLDKENTELLWTRTARELHNQVRGLTPHPGAWCTLSIEGHEPITFKIHETEVLPESELPATPLAPGSIVIGPKQRLEVATASGHLVIKTLQPPAKKAMAASAYLNGLRNK
- the fumC gene encoding class II fumarate hydratase produces the protein MEYRIEKDTLGEVQVPADKLWGAQTERSRNNFKIGPAASMPLDVVRGFAYLKKGAAYANHELGVLPLEKRDLIAAVCDEILAGKLDDQFPLVIWQTGSGTQSNMNVNEVIANRAHQLAGKKIGEGEKTLLPNDDVNKSQSSNDTFPTGMHIACYKKVVEVTLPGLRQLHKALDAKAKEMTDVVKIGRTHLMDATPLTLGQEFSGYAAQLEHGIKAIENTLPHLAELALGGTAVGTGLNTPKGYDVVVARHIADFTGLPFVTAQNKFEALAAHDAIVETHGALKQVAVSLNKIANDIRLLASGPRSGIGEIIIPANEPGSSIMPGKVNPTQAEAMTMVCAQVVGNDTTISVAGMQGHFELNVFKPVMAANFLQSAQLLGDAAVSFDIHCVSGIEPNHPRIQELLNKSLMLVTALNTHIGYYKAAEIANAAHHNGTTLKEEALRLGYVSAEDFDKWVRPEDMVHPLD
- a CDS encoding glycosyltransferase family 2 protein, whose translation is MTPRITIITICYNAASCIERTLRSVATQTYPHIEYLIIDGASKDATLQLVAELAPQAKVYSEPDKGIYDAMNKGRARATGDYLWYLNAGDALPSADTVAELVAASCTSSLPDIIYGDTRLIDSEDRDLGLRRLRPPRELGWRSFERGMLVCHQAFIVKRTLAPEYDLRYRFSADVDWCIRAMKEARSYYFYPEVIALYLNEGTTTANHRASLLERFDVMRRHYGLGRTLLRHLTFVLQRQR